From Bos mutus isolate GX-2022 chromosome 5, NWIPB_WYAK_1.1, whole genome shotgun sequence, one genomic window encodes:
- the PCBP2 gene encoding LOW QUALITY PROTEIN: poly(rC)-binding protein 2 (The sequence of the model RefSeq protein was modified relative to this genomic sequence to represent the inferred CDS: inserted 1 base in 1 codon) — protein MDTGVIEGGLNVTLTIRLLMHGKEVGSIIGKKGESVKKMREESGARINISEGNCPERIITLAGPTNAIFKAFAMIIDKLEEDISSSMTNSTAASRXPVTLRLVVPASQCGSLIGKGGCKIKEIRESTGAQVQVAGDMLPNSTERAITIAGIPQSIIECVKQICVVMLESPPKGVTIPYRPKPSSSPVIFAGGQDRYSTGSDSASFPHTTPSMCLNPDLEGPPLEAYTIQGQYAIPQPDLTKLHQLAMQQSHFPMTHGNTGFSGIESSSPEVKGYWAGLDASAQTTSHELTIPNDLIGCIIGRQGAKINEIRQMSGAQIKIANPVEGSTDRQVTITGSAASISLAQYLINVRLSSETGGMGSS, from the exons ATGGACACCGGAGTGATTGAAGGTGGATTAAATGTCACTCTCACCATCCGGCTACTTATGCATGGAAAG GAAGTTGGCAGTATCATCGGAAAG AAAGGAGAATCAGTTAAGAAGATGCGCGAGGAG AGTGGTGCACGTATAAACATCTCAGAAGGGAATTGTCCTGAAAGGATTATCACTTTGGCTGGACCCACTAATGCCATCTTCAAAGCCTTTGCTATGATCATTGATAAACTGGAAGAG GACATCAGCAGCTCTATGACCAATAGCACAGCTGCCAGTA CCCCAGTCACCCTGAGGCTGGTGGTCCCTGCTAGTCAGTGTGGCTCTCTCATTGGGAAAGGTGGTTGCAAGATCAAGGAAATACGAGAG AGTACAGGGGCTCAGGTCCAAGTGGCAGGGGATATGCTCCCCAACTCAACTGAGCGGGCCATCACTATTGCTGGCATTCCGCAATCCATCATTGAGTGTGTGAAACAGATCTGCGTGGTTATGTTGGAG TCCCCCCCGAAGGGCGTGACCATCCCGTACCGGCCCAAGCCGTCCAGTTCTCCGGTCATCTTTGCAGGTGGTCAG GACAGGTACAGCACAGGCAGCGACAGTGCGAGCTTTCCCCACACCACCCCGTCCATGTGCCTCAACCCTGACCTGGAGGGACCACCTCTAGAG GCCTATACCATTCAAGGACAGTATGCCATTCCACAGCCAGAT TTGACCAAGCTGCACCAGTTGGCAATGCAACAGTCTCATTTTCCCATGACGCATGGCAACACCGGATTCAGTG GCATTGAATCCAGCTCTCCAGAGGTGAAAGGCTATTGGg CAGGTTTGGATGCATCTGCTCAGACTACTTCTCATGAACTCACCATTCCAAACGAT tTGATTGGCTGCATAATCGGGCGTCAAGGCGCCAAAATCAATGAGATCCGTCAGATGTCTGGGGCGCAGATCAAAATTGCGAACCCAGTGGAAGGATCTACTGATAGGCAGGTTACCATCACTGGATCTGCTGCCAGCATTAGCCTGGCTCAATATCTAATCAATGTCAG gCTTTCCTCGGAGACGGGTGGCATGGGGAGCAGCTAG